TCTGCCCGGCTCGCAAAGCGGACGCTACGCGTCCGAGCCGGCAGAGGGGCAGAGCGCGCTTACCGGGCTGAAGCCGCCGGCCGAGCAATATAACGCCTCGGTCGCTCTGGCCGCCGAGCTGGGCGACACGCTCAAGCGCATCGATGGCACCGAGGTGCCGATCCTGACCCCCTGGGTAACGAGCGAAAACCCCGAGGGTGAGGATGCACCGGTGGACACGCCGCCGCCTCCGGGTTTCGACGATGACGATCTGGCGGATGTCGGTCGCCGCCCTGCCGCGCTTGGTGCGGCACGGGACGGAAATCCGGACGATCTGAAGCAAATCAACGGAGTTGGTCCGAAACTGGAGGAATTGCTGAACAGCCTTGGCTTTTACCACTTCGACCAGATTGCGTCCTGGAGCGATGAGGAAGTCGCCTGGGTCGACGCGAATCTCGAAGGATTCAAGGGCCGTGTGACGCGCGATGGCTGGGTCGAACAAGCCGACCGGCTGGCGCGGAGCAGTGAAGGTGCGGACAGCTAGGATCAACCGCAACAACGGGGTGACGAATGCTGAAGAATGAATGCTCTCGGAATTGCTGGCTGGCCGGTGCGGTGGCCGGTTTGCTGGTGTGGATTTTCAACGGCACGTTTTTCGGCGGGCTCGCGCTTGGGCTGATTACCTTCCTCTTGCTCGGCAGCCTGTTGCGCTGGCTCATCTGCGAGGGGCGCGGCGGTGTTTATGAGGACAGCGAAGTCCTGACCGCCAAGCCTACGCATCCGGCGCATGAAGATGAGGGCGGCATTCTGGAACGGGCCGAGCAGGCGGTGGTCGACGCAGGTGCGGCGATTGCATCGGGCGCTGTGGCCGCGGTCGAGAAGGGTCGCGAAGCAATGCGCGACATGACCGATGACGACGATGATGATGATGACGACCGGACGCGGGATCGCGAAGACGACCGGAAGGACCGGGCGGCGCGCAAGGATCGCGATGACGACGATGACGACGATGACAGCTTGCTTGAGCGCGCTGAAGATCGTCTCGAACAGGCCGGCGACGCGGTAAAAGAGGCGATGGGCGCCATCGCCGCGCGCGGCAAGCAGGCTATTTCCTCATTGACCAGCAATGATGATCGCGATGAAAAAGCCGCTCGCGATGGAGAACAAGACCGGGCCGAGCGCGGCGCGGCGTCTCCCGCGGCTTTCCACGCCCCGCAGGCCGCTGAACCGGACTCGGGCGCGGGCGATCCCAGCGATCACGTTTCGCCCTCCGGCGTTGCTGCCATTCCGCCAAAGAAAACCGACGCGGAAGATGTGGGCACGTCCAAGGCTGATAAGCCGGCTGCGGCCACAGATGCAGCGGCGACTCAAGCTGATACGAAGACGCAAGGTGCCGAGCAAAGCTCTGCGGCGGAGAAGCCTGAGCCTGCCAAGCCGTCTCAGGCCGCGACCTCAACGCAAAAGCCTGCGGCGGCCCCCAAAACTGCCAAGGCGGACGATTCTACAGGCGACGATCTGAAGGAGATCAAGGGTATCGGACCGCAGCTTGAGAAATTCCTCCACGATAACGGCGTGACCAGCTTTGCCGAAATCGCCGGGTGGAGCGAGGCTGATATCGACAGCTATGCCGAGAAAATCGGGCGTGGTGGCGGGCGGATCCGCTCGGATGAGTGGGTCGAGCAGGCGAAGCTATTGGCCAAGGGCGGCTCGACCGAATTTTCGCGTCGCGTCGACAAGGGCGAGGTCTATTGATGGCCGAACGGTCCAGAGAGGATGTCAGTCAGCTTCGGCTCGCCGCGCTCGTGATGGCGGCGACGGCGCTGATCTGGCTGGCTCTGAACTGGGCCGGGCAGCGCTATGACTGGCCGCCGCAATACGCTTTTCTCGCGGACCTCGCCGCGATTGGTGGTTTTGTCTGGTCGCTGCTGGTGACCTGGCGTATCTGGCGGCGCGGGGCGCGGCCAGGCAAGGAAGGATGACGACGCAATGCTGAAGGATCAGGATCGCATTTTCCAGAACCTCTACGGGATGGGAGAGCGCAGCTTGAAGGCGGCGCAATCGCGCGGCTGCTGGGACGGCACTGCCGACATCATCGGCAGGGGGCGCGACAAGATCATCGAAGAGATGAAAGCCTCGGGCCTGCGCGGCCGTGGCGGCGCGGGCTTTCCGACCGGGCTGAAATGGTCCTTCATGCCGAAGGAATCCGATGGGCGCCCTGCCTATCTTGTGGTGAATGCCGACGAATCCGAGCCCGCGACCTGCAAGGACCGCGAGATCATGCGTCACGATCCGCATACGCTGATCGAGGGTTGCCTGATCGCGAGCTTCGCGATGAATGCCCATGCCTGCTATATCTATATCCGCGGCGAATATATCCGCGAGCGTGAGGCGCTCCAGCACGCCATCAACGAATGCTATGATGCCGGGCTGGTCGGCAAGAATGCCAGCAGCTCGGGCTGGGATTTCGACATTTATCTGGCCCACGGTGCCGGCGCCTATATCTGCGGCGAGGAAACCGCGTTGCTTGAAAGCCTGGAAGGCAAGAAGGGTATGCCCCGGATGAAGCCCCCCTTCCCGGCGGGGGCGGGGCTTTATGGCTGCCCGACAACGGTGAACAATGTCGAATCCATTGCCGTTGTGCCAGAGATCCTGCGGCGCGGGCCGGAATGGTTCGCAGGCTTCGGACGCCCCAACAATGCGGGCACAAAGCTGTTCGGGCTGACCGGCCATGTGAACACGCCTTGCGTCGTAGAAGAGGCGATGTCGATCCCGATGAAGGAACTCATCGATAAGCATGGCGGCGG
This genomic window from Paracoccus sediminicola contains:
- the nuoE gene encoding NADH-quinone oxidoreductase subunit NuoE, which translates into the protein MLRRLSPIQPDSFEFTPANLDWARAQMTKFPEGRQQSAIIPVLWRAQEQEGWLSRPAIEYCAELLGMAYIRALEVATFYFMFQLHPVGSVANIQICGTTTCMVCGSGDLIAVCKEKIAPQPHTVSADGKFSWEEVECLGACANAPMAQIGKDYYEDLTPEKLAQLIDAMAAGQVPLPGSQSGRYASEPAEGQSALTGLKPPAEQYNASVALAAELGDTLKRIDGTEVPILTPWVTSENPEGEDAPVDTPPPPGFDDDDLADVGRRPAALGAARDGNPDDLKQINGVGPKLEELLNSLGFYHFDQIASWSDEEVAWVDANLEGFKGRVTRDGWVEQADRLARSSEGADS
- a CDS encoding DUF5337 domain-containing protein encodes the protein MAERSREDVSQLRLAALVMAATALIWLALNWAGQRYDWPPQYAFLADLAAIGGFVWSLLVTWRIWRRGARPGKEG
- the nuoF gene encoding NADH-quinone oxidoreductase subunit NuoF, with the protein product MLKDQDRIFQNLYGMGERSLKAAQSRGCWDGTADIIGRGRDKIIEEMKASGLRGRGGAGFPTGLKWSFMPKESDGRPAYLVVNADESEPATCKDREIMRHDPHTLIEGCLIASFAMNAHACYIYIRGEYIREREALQHAINECYDAGLVGKNASSSGWDFDIYLAHGAGAYICGEETALLESLEGKKGMPRMKPPFPAGAGLYGCPTTVNNVESIAVVPEILRRGPEWFAGFGRPNNAGTKLFGLTGHVNTPCVVEEAMSIPMKELIDKHGGGIRGGWKNLKAIIPGGASCPILTAEQCETAIMDYDGMKELKSSFGTACMIVMDQDTDVIKAVWRLSKFFKHESCGQCTPCREGTGWMMRVMERLVTGEAEVEEIDMLLDVTKQVEGHTICALGDAAAWPIQGLIRNFRGEIEDRLKAKKTGRMGAMAAE